A stretch of DNA from Atribacteraceae bacterium:
TCCAGGGAAAAACAGGTGTCATGGGGACATCCGTCAACCAGCCTGCGCAACAGTTCGTTCTTCAGCGCTTCGCGGTTGTCGCGGAAATCCTTCATCGTTGCGATTATGACATTCATTCGTTCATCCATTCACTAATTCCTCATCTCTCAAAATACGGTGATCGGTGAAAGATTATCAACTTTTTCCCAACCTTCTGTCAACCTTCTCTCAAAATTTTCCGAACCCGGCCCGTATCTCTTTCTCCAAACCGGGCATGGCTAACACCTCATGAAGAAAAGGCGCTCCTTCCATGGGACCTTTCCGGGTGACAGCCAGCGCGCCGACCGCATTGGCAAAGCGACCGCAGGAAAAGAGATCGAGGCCCCTTTGCAGGGCGACCAAAAACCCGGCGTCAAAACAGTCGCCGGCACCGGTGGGATCCACCTCGTTCACCTTAAAGGATGGCACATCCCTTCTACCATCCGAAGTGATTACCGAACATCCCTCGTCTCCCCTTTTCAGAACGACGCAACCCGCCCCCCGGTCGATCAAAATTTGGCAGGCTCTTGCAACATCTGTTTCACCGGTGAGCATGGCCGCTTCTTCACCGCTGGGAAAAACGATATGTACGGCATCCAGAATCGGTTGACAAAGCTCCCGTACCCGGTCGACCCCCAGAATTTCCGGCCGGATATTCGGGTCGAAGCTGACCTGAACCTCATATCGGCGGGCCAGTTCCAGGGAACGGTAAACGGTATTCCGCCAGGTTTCGTTGATAGAGATGGCCGATCCGTTCACATGAAGATAGCGGGCGCCCTGGAAATACGATTCAGGAATCCGCTCCGGCTCCATCAGGCCGCTGGCCGCGTTGCGGATGTGGTAGATGAATTTCCGGGATCCATCGGGGAAATAGGCGACAAACGCGACGCCGGTCGTCGACTCTTCCGTTTCATAAAAGCAGGAGAGGTCGACACCGTCTTCCTGGAGACGTTCCCGGATGACTTTCCCAAAGTCATCCCGACCCACTGTCCCAACGTACCCGACCTGGCCCCCTAACCGGGCTGCGCAATCAGCGAAAATAGCCGGCGCCCCGCTGGGGTAGGGACCGGTGAATACCTCCGGAGTATCCAGTCCGGCTCCGATTTTGTCCCGCATGATCTCGACCAGAGCTTCCCCCATCGATATGATTTCAGGCATCTCATACCTCCCGTGTCTTTTTTCTATTATCCCACACTCGGAGAAAAGTCAAAGGGTTTTACCGGAAAAACCGCGAAAAAAAGCCTCCATTATGGAGAGAGCCTGGCGTACGTCCCCAGTTCCGACTCGACTTGAGGTCACCAGCCGGATGCGGTGTTCCCCGGCGGGAGTCACCAGGACACCCTTCCCGGCGAATTTTCGGGTAATTTCGGGTGCCTTCACCGGCAGAGCGGAACAGTCAACAAGAACGAAATTAGTCTGGATCCGGGTAAGGTCGACTGTGATGTTATCAAGCACAGCCAGTCCTTCGGCCAAGAGCCGGGCATGACGATGGTCATCCTGCAGTCGGGCGATGTTTTCCCCGGAGATGGCGATCAGCCCACAGGCGCACAACCAACCGGTCTGGCGCATGCCCCCTCCCAGCATCTTCCGGTAGCGTCTTGCCTCCCGGATGAAGGCTTCCGAACCGGCGAGAAGCGATCCAATCGGCGCACCCAGTCCCTTCGACAGGGAAACCATCACTGAATCCGCGTACCGGGCCAGGAACGAGGGATGGATTCCCAGGTACACCGCCGCATTCCAGAGTCGGGCACCGTCGAGGTGTACCGCCAGCTGATGGCGTCGGGAAAGTTCGTAAATTTCTCTCATTTTCTCCAGGGGTGGTACAATACCCCCATAGCGGTAGTGCGTGTTTTCTATACAAAGCAATGACGTCCGGGGATAGTGAATATCATCCGGTCGTAGTACAGCCAGTACCGCCTCCGGTTCAGGAATGCCATCGGCTCCGAACAGGCCTCTTACCATCAGCCCGGCTACCGCCGCTAATCCTCCCGTCTCCGAGAGGCGGATATGAGCATTCTCTTCGAGTATAACCTCCTCCCCCCGCCGGGTATGAGTCAAAAGGGCGATCAGGTTCCCCATCGTCCCACTGGGAACAAAAAGAGCGGCTTCCTTACCCAACAACCGGGCAGCGGTTTCTTCCAGGGCGGCCTGATTCGGGTCTTCCCCGTAGACCGAATCACCGAGAGAGGCTTGAAACGCCTTTTCCTTCATCTCTTCGCTGGGAAGGGTGATCGTGTCCCTCCGCAGATCGATTGGCATCATAGATCATCAACTCCTTCCACCGATGGTGAACATTCAACAAACCGCCCCCAATAAATCTCTTTTTTCGGCAACGGTCTCATCTGGCCAGCGCCTGTTACGGGAACGAACGGCACCGGCTTTAATGATAGTCGATAAGGGGACAAGAGTATATCATCAGCTGCAGAAAGCCATGCAGAAAGAAACGATCAGCGGAGAAAAGCGGTGAAAATCTCCTGAAAAAGGGTCCGCACATCCGGTGACAACAACCGGTTTTCCTTGATCTCTTCGATATAGTACCCGGCCAGACTGGGCAGGATCAGACGTAGAACCTGTTCACCGCTCACTCGTTTCCCCGATAGCGTCTGTAA
This window harbors:
- a CDS encoding sugar kinase yields the protein MPEIISMGEALVEIMRDKIGAGLDTPEVFTGPYPSGAPAIFADCAARLGGQVGYVGTVGRDDFGKVIRERLQEDGVDLSCFYETEESTTGVAFVAYFPDGSRKFIYHIRNAASGLMEPERIPESYFQGARYLHVNGSAISINETWRNTVYRSLELARRYEVQVSFDPNIRPEILGVDRVRELCQPILDAVHIVFPSGEEAAMLTGETDVARACQILIDRGAGCVVLKRGDEGCSVITSDGRRDVPSFKVNEVDPTGAGDCFDAGFLVALQRGLDLFSCGRFANAVGALAVTRKGPMEGAPFLHEVLAMPGLEKEIRAGFGKF
- a CDS encoding GntG family PLP-dependent aldolase — its product is MMPIDLRRDTITLPSEEMKEKAFQASLGDSVYGEDPNQAALEETAARLLGKEAALFVPSGTMGNLIALLTHTRRGEEVILEENAHIRLSETGGLAAVAGLMVRGLFGADGIPEPEAVLAVLRPDDIHYPRTSLLCIENTHYRYGGIVPPLEKMREIYELSRRHQLAVHLDGARLWNAAVYLGIHPSFLARYADSVMVSLSKGLGAPIGSLLAGSEAFIREARRYRKMLGGGMRQTGWLCACGLIAISGENIARLQDDHRHARLLAEGLAVLDNITVDLTRIQTNFVLVDCSALPVKAPEITRKFAGKGVLVTPAGEHRIRLVTSSRVGTGDVRQALSIMEAFFRGFSGKTL